The Castanea sativa cultivar Marrone di Chiusa Pesio chromosome 11, ASM4071231v1 genome contains a region encoding:
- the LOC142615364 gene encoding anthocyanidin 3-O-glucosyltransferase 2-like, whose product MELMFIPTPSISHLIPMVELAKLLTEREDRLMIKVIIMKHPSDSKVSAYIESLNSSSISNRILFIDLPAEVEPTTSFNLFSFVESQKPQLKDVLSKLYLAESSCNTSQVVALVLDMFCTPMIDVANEFGIPTYIYYTSSANALGFTFYFQTLHDEHNQDIFAYKDSDTELVVPSFVNKVPAKVLPSGLLDNPLFFINQARRFKETKGIIINTFMELEPFAINSFFNAKTPLVYPVGPIMNLKGETHETQKPQNGFDVMKWLDDQPLSSVVFLCFGSMGSFEKDQVKEIAYALEHTGCRFLWSLRKPPPSGGIASPSDYTNLEEILPQGFINRTQGIGKVIGWAPQVAILAHSAIGGFVSHCGWNSTLESLWFGVPIAAWPIYAEQQINAFEMVKELRLAVDVKMDYSKSKQIIVTAKEIERGIREVMHPNSEIRKNVKDIKEKGRKALMDGGSSHSSLDRLIADLMGNIAH is encoded by the coding sequence ATGGAGTTGATGTTCATTCCAACCCCGAGTATTAGTCACCTCATACCAATGGTAGAGCTTGCAAAGCTATTAACAGAACGAGAGGACAGGCTCATGATCAAGGTCATCATAATGAAGCATCCATCTGACTCAAAGGTTAGTGCGTACATTGAATCACTTAATTCCTCCTCCATCAGCAATCGTATCCTATTCATTGACCTCCCTGCTGAAGTCGAACCCACCActtctttcaatttattttcatttgtagAAAGCCAAAAACCCCAACTCAAAGATGTTCTTTCCAAGCTTTATCTTGCCGAGTCAAGCTGTAATACATCTCAGGTAGTTGCATTAGTCTTGGACATGTTTTGTACACCGATGATAGATGTGGCTAATGAATTTGGTATCCCTACATACATTTACTACACCTCGAGTGCTAATGCTCTTggtttcactttttattttcaaacCCTTCATGATGAACACAACCAAGACATTTTTGCTTACAAAGACTCGGACACTGAGCTAGTTGTGCCAAGTTTTGTCAACAAAGTCCCAGCTAAGGTCTTGCCTTCTGGACTTCTAGATaaccctcttttttttattaaccaaGCTAGACGGTTCAAAGAAACAAAGGGTATTATTATAAATACATTCATGGAACTTGAACCCTTCGCAATAAACTccttttttaatgccaaaacaCCACTAGTTTACCCTGTGGGACCTATAATGAACCTGAAGGGCGAAACCCATGAGACCCAAAAGCCCCAAAATGGTTTTGATGTCATGAAGTGGCTTGATGATCAGCCTCTATCATCAGTGGTGTTCTTATGCTTCGGTAGCATGGGAAGTTTTGAAAAAGACCAAGTTAAAGAGATAGCATATGCATTAGAGCATACTGGCTGTCGTTTCCTATGGTCCCTACGTAAGCCACCACCAAGTGGTGGGATTGCAAGTCCTAGTGATTACACAAACCTTGAGGAAATTCTGCCACAAGGGTTCATCAATCGAACACAAGGTATTGGTAAGGTTATTGGGTGGGCTCCACAAGTGGCAATCTTGGCCCACTCAGCAATCGGAGGGTTTGTGTCACATTGTGGGTGGAATTCTACTTTGGAGAGCCTTTGGTTTGGTGTGCCTATTGCCGCTTGGCCAATTTATGCCGAACAACAAATCAATGCTTTCGAGATGGTGAAAGAGTTGAGATTAGCTGTTGATGTTAAAATGGATTACAGTAAAAGTAAGCAAATTATTGTAACGGCTAAGGAGATAGAGAGAGGAATAAGGGAAGTAATGCACCCCAATAGTGAGATAAGGAAGAACGTGAAGGACATTAAAGAAAAAGGTAGGAAAGCTTTGATGGATGGTGGATCTTCGCACTCTTCATTGGATCGTCTGATTGCTGATTTAATGGGCAACATAGCTCATTGA